A region of Bicyclus anynana chromosome 17, ilBicAnyn1.1, whole genome shotgun sequence DNA encodes the following proteins:
- the LOC112049714 gene encoding uncharacterized protein LOC112049714 isoform X2, producing the protein MCAGALLLLLAALPLLTGGRDAGPAFAPQQQTAVLARAGASAALRCRVLRLAGRAVSWVRSSDLQILTHAGDVFTADARVSCAEAPGEARDGSDEAGEAHEAREAHEAHGASTVHTLRIERLRAADAGRYECQINTEPKMSLFFNLTVVESSLPLVSVRALGAGARGAVRAAGGAARLACEARYEAPADALAALPPLRVRWSRAGAPLDAGGARGGVSLDTERWPARVVSRLTLTQLTRADAGRYTCGAAGAGGERAAATLLLHLDDDADGELGMQRDQAEARVSAARRVRCAWMLTLTPLTLFLTRLTRLPALT; encoded by the exons GCGGACGCGACGCCGGGCCGGCCTTCGCGCCGCAGCAGCAGACGGCGGTGCTGGCGCGCGCGGGCGCCTCCGCCGCGCTGCGCTGCCGCGTGCTGCGCCTCGCCGGCCGCGCG GTGTCGTGGGTGCGCTCCAGCGACCTGCAGATCCTGACGCACGCGGGCGACGTGTTCACGGCGGACGCGCGCGTGTCGTGCGCCGAGGCGCCGGGCGAGGCGCGCGACGGGTCGGACGAGGCCGGCGAGGCGCACGAGGCGCGCGAGGCGCACGAGGCGCACGGGGCGAGCACCGTGCACACGCTGCGCATCGAGCGGCTGCGCGCGGCGGACGCGGGCCGCTACGAGTGCCAGATCAACACGGAGCCCAAGATGAGCCTGTTCTTCAACCTCACCGTCGTGG AGTCGTCGCTGCCGCTGGTGTCGGTGCGCGCGCTgggcgcgggcgcgcgcggcgcggtgcgcgcggcgggcggcgcggcgcggctgGCGTGCGAGGCGCGCTACGAGGCGCCGGCCGACGCGCTGGCCGCGCTGCCGCCGCTGCGCGTGCGCTGGTCGCGCGCCGGCGCGCCGCTGgacgcgggcggcgcgcgcggcggcgtcAGCCTCGACACGGAGCGCTGGCCGGCGCGCGTCGTGTCGCGCCTGACGCTGACGCAGCTGACGCGCGCCGACGCGGGCCGCTACAcgtgcggcgcggcgggcgcgggcggggagCGCGCCGCCGCCACGCTGCTGCTGCACCTGGACGACGACGCAG ACGGCGAGCTGGGCATGCAGCGCGACCAGGCGGAGGCGCGGGTGAGCGCGGCGCGGCGGGTGCGGTGCGCCTGGATGCTGACGCTGACGCCTCTGACGCTGTTTCTGACGCGTCTGACGCGGCTGCCGGCGCTGACGTGA